Proteins from a genomic interval of Diaminobutyricimonas aerilata:
- a CDS encoding UDP-N-acetylglucosamine--N-acetylmuramyl-(pentapeptide) pyrophosphoryl-undecaprenol N-acetylglucosamine transferase, with translation MTRYLLAGGGTAGHVNPLLATADALRDAEPDADVLVLGTREGLESRLVPERGYELLIVPRLPFPRRPDAAALRFPGRLRASIDTTAGYLRDRGIDAVVGFGGYAAAPAYLAARRFGVPIAVHEQNAKPGIANRLGARFTRHVGVTFPSTRLPHATLVGMPLRREIVGLDRAARRGEAAATFDLDATRPTLLVTGGSLGARRINDTVSRSVALLLGAGWQVLHITGDRSELRDPGLPGYRMMRYCDRMDLALALADLAVCRAGAGTVSELSAVGVPAVYVPYPVGNGEQRHNARDAVAAGGARLVDDAAFTPDWVRDELVPLLADRASVARMAAHALETGVRDGAERMVALVRDALERKVP, from the coding sequence GTGACCCGCTACCTCCTCGCGGGTGGCGGCACGGCCGGTCACGTCAATCCGCTGCTCGCGACCGCCGACGCGCTGCGCGACGCCGAACCGGACGCCGACGTGCTCGTGCTCGGCACCCGGGAGGGACTCGAATCCCGGCTCGTGCCGGAACGCGGCTACGAGCTGCTCATCGTGCCGCGGCTGCCGTTCCCGCGCCGGCCCGATGCGGCGGCCCTGCGCTTCCCCGGCCGGCTGCGCGCCTCGATCGACACGACCGCCGGGTACCTGCGCGACCGTGGCATCGACGCGGTCGTCGGCTTCGGCGGCTATGCCGCGGCGCCGGCGTACCTCGCCGCCCGCCGCTTCGGCGTCCCGATCGCCGTGCACGAGCAGAACGCGAAGCCCGGCATCGCGAACCGTCTCGGTGCGCGCTTCACCCGCCACGTCGGCGTGACCTTCCCCTCCACGCGTCTGCCGCACGCGACCCTCGTGGGGATGCCCCTGCGCCGCGAGATCGTCGGGCTCGACCGCGCGGCCCGCCGGGGTGAGGCCGCTGCGACGTTCGACCTCGACGCGACGCGACCGACGCTGCTCGTGACCGGCGGCTCGCTCGGCGCCCGCCGGATCAACGACACGGTCTCGCGCTCGGTCGCCCTGCTGCTCGGAGCGGGGTGGCAGGTGCTGCACATCACCGGCGACCGCTCGGAACTGCGCGACCCGGGTCTGCCCGGCTACCGGATGATGCGCTACTGCGACCGCATGGACCTCGCGCTCGCCCTCGCCGATCTCGCGGTGTGCCGCGCGGGAGCCGGTACCGTGAGCGAACTCTCGGCGGTGGGCGTGCCCGCCGTCTACGTGCCCTATCCCGTCGGCAACGGCGAACAGCGCCACAACGCGCGCGACGCCGTCGCCGCGGGCGGCGCCCGGCTCGTCGACGACGCGGCGTTCACCCCCGACTGGGTGCGCGACGAACTCGTCCCGCTGCTCGCCGACCGCGCCTCCGTCGCCCGGATGGCCGCCCACGCGCTCGAGACGGGCGTGCGCGACGGGGCCGAACGGATGGTCGCCCTGGTGCGGGACGCGCTCGAGCGGAAGGTACCGTAG
- the ftsW gene encoding putative lipid II flippase FtsW — protein sequence MTTTRPGPASTAADGPSAPAAFVRVRRLFETGNSTYYLLLGTTLFLVAFGLVMVLSSSAIENYAATGDFFGAAARQGLFALLGVPLMLLASRMPVSFWKRWAWHAVLIGVGLQVLVVFTPLGVDHQGNRNWLNLGFATLQPSEVVKLGLVIWLALILTRKQDVLHDWRQLVLPILPVAGGSIGLVLVGNDLGTAIIMLLLVIGALFFGGMRLKHLGVTVGAIAVLGVLATMASDSRMRRINAWLEGYGGDYYNDLGWQPQHGLYALASGGFFGVGLGNSKAKWSWLPEADNDFIFAIIGEELGMIGAIVVLLLFVVLTIAFVRVIRHTTDIFARVACASVMVWVVGQAFVNIAVVLGLLPVLGVPLPLISAGGSALVTTMVAIGVVLSFARKQGSTR from the coding sequence ATGACGACGACCAGACCGGGACCGGCGAGCACCGCAGCTGACGGCCCCTCGGCGCCCGCGGCGTTCGTACGGGTGAGACGTCTCTTCGAGACCGGAAATTCGACCTACTACCTCCTGCTCGGCACGACCCTGTTCCTCGTCGCCTTCGGGCTCGTGATGGTGCTGTCGTCGTCGGCGATCGAGAACTACGCCGCGACGGGCGACTTCTTCGGCGCCGCCGCGCGGCAGGGGCTCTTCGCGCTGCTCGGTGTTCCGCTCATGCTGCTCGCCTCCCGCATGCCCGTGTCGTTCTGGAAGCGCTGGGCGTGGCACGCCGTGCTGATCGGCGTCGGTCTGCAGGTGCTCGTCGTCTTCACCCCGCTCGGCGTCGACCACCAGGGAAACCGCAACTGGCTCAACCTCGGCTTCGCGACGCTGCAGCCGTCGGAGGTCGTGAAGCTCGGCCTGGTCATCTGGCTCGCGCTCATCCTCACGCGCAAACAGGACGTGCTGCACGACTGGCGACAGCTCGTGCTCCCGATCCTGCCCGTCGCCGGCGGTTCGATCGGCCTCGTGCTCGTCGGCAACGACCTCGGCACCGCCATCATCATGCTGCTGCTCGTGATCGGCGCGCTGTTCTTCGGCGGCATGCGGCTCAAGCACCTCGGCGTGACGGTCGGCGCCATCGCCGTGCTCGGCGTGCTCGCCACGATGGCGAGCGACTCGCGCATGCGACGCATCAACGCGTGGCTCGAGGGGTACGGCGGCGACTATTACAACGACCTCGGCTGGCAGCCGCAACACGGCCTCTACGCCCTCGCCTCCGGCGGGTTCTTCGGCGTCGGACTCGGCAACTCGAAGGCGAAGTGGTCTTGGCTGCCCGAGGCCGACAACGACTTCATCTTCGCGATCATCGGCGAGGAGCTCGGCATGATCGGCGCCATCGTCGTGCTGCTGCTGTTCGTCGTGCTCACCATCGCGTTCGTGCGGGTCATCCGGCACACCACCGACATCTTCGCCCGCGTCGCGTGCGCCTCGGTCATGGTGTGGGTCGTCGGTCAGGCGTTCGTCAACATCGCCGTGGTCCTCGGGCTGCTCCCCGTGCTCGGTGTGCCGCTGCCGCTCATCTCCGCGGGCGGATCCGCGCTCGTGACGACGATGGTGGCGATCGGCGTCGTGCTGTCGTTCGCTCGCAAGCAGGGGAGCACCCGGTGA
- the murD gene encoding UDP-N-acetylmuramoyl-L-alanine--D-glutamate ligase → MAVALNAARLAALTSWNADWAGLRVVVLGAGKTGFSVADTLVELGARVLVLAESVDERTGEMLAVIGAERGDVDDLDAFAPELAVVSPGFRPDDERIAHLEALGVPIWGDIELAWRVRDKTGTPAEWVLVTGTNGKTTTTQLTTAMIAADGRRVAACGNIGTPVLDVVRYPAGFDVLVVELSSFQLHWMHRNPGGEVTPWASVCLNIADDHLDWHGGAAAYRAAKAKVYQNTRIAAVYNTADEVTRGFVEEAEVIEGCRAIGFGLGMPGPSEFGLVEDILCDRAFLDDRRNSAIELTTLDDLEPVGLRAPHLVADVLAASALARSLDVPAPVIRRALAAFSVDAHRTQHVAERDGVRWVDDSKATNPHAAAASLASFGSVVWIVGGLLKGVDLAPLVRAHAKRVSAAVVIGVDRQPVVEAFARHAPALPLFEVTETDTGRVMTEAVRLSARAARAGDVVLLAPAAASMDQFADYADRGRRFTAAVHEYLGSGAHDDDQTGTGEHRS, encoded by the coding sequence ATGGCTGTCGCTCTGAACGCCGCGCGGCTGGCCGCACTCACGAGCTGGAACGCCGACTGGGCGGGCCTGCGCGTCGTCGTGCTCGGCGCCGGCAAGACCGGGTTCTCCGTGGCGGACACGCTCGTCGAGCTCGGTGCCCGCGTGCTCGTGCTCGCCGAGAGCGTCGACGAGCGCACCGGCGAGATGCTCGCCGTCATCGGTGCCGAGCGAGGTGATGTGGATGACCTCGACGCGTTCGCGCCGGAACTCGCGGTCGTCTCGCCCGGGTTCCGTCCCGACGACGAGCGCATCGCGCACCTCGAGGCGCTCGGCGTGCCGATCTGGGGCGACATCGAGCTCGCCTGGCGCGTGCGCGACAAGACCGGGACCCCGGCCGAATGGGTGCTCGTCACGGGCACGAACGGCAAGACCACGACGACGCAGCTCACCACGGCCATGATCGCCGCCGACGGGCGCCGGGTCGCCGCGTGCGGCAACATCGGCACACCCGTGCTCGACGTCGTCCGCTATCCCGCGGGCTTCGACGTGCTCGTCGTCGAGTTGTCGAGCTTCCAGCTGCACTGGATGCACCGCAATCCCGGTGGAGAGGTGACGCCGTGGGCCTCGGTGTGTCTCAACATCGCCGACGACCACCTCGACTGGCACGGCGGAGCGGCGGCATACCGCGCCGCGAAGGCCAAGGTGTACCAGAACACGCGCATCGCGGCCGTCTACAACACCGCAGACGAGGTCACTCGCGGGTTCGTCGAAGAGGCGGAGGTCATCGAGGGGTGCCGTGCCATCGGGTTCGGGCTCGGCATGCCGGGGCCGAGCGAGTTCGGCCTCGTGGAGGACATCCTCTGCGACCGTGCGTTCCTCGACGACCGGCGGAACTCCGCGATCGAGCTCACGACGCTCGACGACCTCGAACCGGTCGGGCTGCGCGCGCCGCACCTCGTCGCCGACGTGCTGGCCGCCTCCGCCCTCGCCCGGTCGCTCGATGTGCCGGCCCCGGTCATCCGCAGGGCCCTCGCCGCCTTCTCGGTCGACGCGCATCGCACGCAGCACGTCGCGGAACGCGACGGGGTGCGGTGGGTCGACGACTCCAAGGCCACCAATCCGCACGCGGCCGCCGCGTCGCTCGCTTCCTTCGGCTCGGTGGTGTGGATCGTCGGCGGGTTGCTCAAGGGCGTCGACCTCGCGCCGCTCGTCCGTGCGCACGCGAAGCGGGTCTCCGCGGCCGTGGTCATCGGCGTCGACCGTCAACCCGTGGTTGAGGCTTTCGCGCGACACGCGCCCGCCCTGCCCCTGTTCGAGGTGACGGAGACCGACACTGGACGGGTAATGACGGAGGCGGTGAGGCTGTCCGCGCGGGCGGCCCGAGCCGGCGACGTGGTGCTCCTCGCTCCGGCTGCGGCCTCGATGGACCAGTTCGCGGACTACGCGGACCGGGGTCGGCGCTTCACGGCCGCCGTGCACGAGTACCTCGGGAGTGGAGCGCATGACGACGACCAGACCGGGACCGGCGAGCACCGCAGCTGA